AGGAGCCGGGAGTCCAATTCTGTTTCAACACGGAAGGGCCGTTTCGGGATGAGGACATGGGATGGACCGTGTGGCGTTACCGGTGTTTCGGAGGTCTCTGAAGGAGACCTTGTTCAACACAGTAGTCCAAATATCGGTGAAACAATTGACGCTCGGTCCTGTGACAAGAGAGGCCACTGCCGGACAGGGCGTGAAGCACGCGCTCACTGCGGAGGGTGCCCAGGCCGAAGGTGGGCTCCGAGGCCCCCGCGCGCAGATCGAAGAAGGCCAGCGTGGTGCTGCTGTCCGCGCTTCCCTGGGCCTGTGCCACGCGGGTACGCCATTCGGGGAGCGGAGACAGCTCGACGGGGTAACCGTAGTCCCGGACCCAGCCGAACACGTCGGGCAGCCGCACTTCGGGTACGGGGGTGAGGTTGAACACCCCGCCGCCAGGTGAAACCAGTGACAGGCGCACGAGCGCGCTGGCGACATAGTCCACCGGTGTCCACACTTCGCCCACATCGAGCTGGGGCAACGTGCCGGCGGGAATCCCGGCCAGCAGGATGCGCCAGACGAGATCCTGGGGATTGACGATGCCGCTGTCCACGGCGCCAGACACCCGGCCCAGGCGGTAGACCGAGACGGGCAGGCCGCGCACCGAGGCTTGCTCCATGAGCCGTTCCGCCACCCACTTGCTCTGCTGATAGCCATCGCGCAGGCCGGGGTGGGCGGGGACGAATGCCTCCGGAACCTCCGGGCTGAGATTGGCCTGAGGGGCCACGGCCACGGTCGAGACGTAGTGCAGGGGCTTGGGCTTCACGGCGGCCGCCAGCCGGAGCAGCTCGCGGGTGCCGCGCACGTTGGTGGCCTGGAGGCTGCCGTACTCGCGCACGACGCTGACCACGGCGGCGTTGTGGATGAGCGCGTCACACTCGGCGGCCAGGCTGTGGAACCGCGCGGAGCTCAGCCCCAGCCAGGGCTGGCCCAGGTCGGCGGGCACGGCCATCACCCGCTCGGAGAGGCTCGCCGTGGACAGGCGCTGGCCGGCCATGCTCTCGCGCAGCCGCTCCATGGCATGGGCTTCATCCCGGGCGCGAACCAGGCAGATCACCCGGGCCTGCGTCTGGCGCAGCAACTGGTCGAGCAGGTGCGCGCCCACGAAGCCGGTGGCCCCGGTCAGCAGCACCTGCCGCCAGGGGGTGGAGGGGCTCGGGACGGGCGCGGCCGGGGTCCCCGGCTTCTGGAACCAGGGAACGCAGTCCTCGGGAAGCTCCGCGTCCGCGAGCATGGCCGCGGACAGCCCACCGCCTTCCGTGCCGTTCTGCTCCCCATGCTCCAGGGCCTGGGCCAGCGCGGCGGCGGTCGGGTACCGGAATACGGTGGCCACCGGCACTTCCCGGCCCAGGGCGACACCGAGCCGGTTGGCGACCTGGATCGTCTGGAGCGATTGCCCTCCCAGCTCGAAGAAGTCGTCCTGCGCGGACATGCCGCTCAGCCCCAGGACCTGCTCCCACACCTGGAGCACCAAACGCTCGAACCCGGTGGTGGCGGCGGTGGCGCCCGTGTCCTCGGGAGGCATCACGAGCCGCAGCGCGTTCCGGTCCACCTTGCCCGTGCTGGTGCGAGGCAGCCGCTCGGAGAACACGAAGGCGCTCGGGACCATGGCCGCGGGCAGCTCCGCCAGCAGGTGCCGGCGCAGCTCCGCGCTGGCCGGGGCAGGCGTCCCGGCGACGATGTGCGCGCACAGCCGGCGCGTGCCTCCGGGGAGGATCTGGCCCACCACGGCGGCATCCCGCACGCCCGCATGGGCTAGCAGCACGGTTTCGATCTCGGTGGGATCGATGCGGTGGCCGCTGATCTTGAACTCGTCATCGACCCGGCCGGCGAACACGAGCTGCCCGTCCGCACGGACCCGGGCCTTGTCGCCGGTACGGTAGGCGCGGGGGTTGCCGGGCAGCACGCCGAGCGAGGTGAAGCGCGCGGCGTTCAGCTCCGGGCGTCCCAGGTATCCACGCGCCAGGCCGCCTCCCAGCAGGTACAGCTCGCCTTCGGTGCCGGGGGCGGCGAGCTTCCCCTGCGCATCGATGAGCGCCGTGCGCACGCCCGGCAGGGGCCGTCCGATGGGAATCTCCTCCTCGGGGGCTCCGGCGGAGGGCGGTCCACTCAGCGTGGCCGTGGTGGCCACCACGGTGGCCTCGGTGGGGCCGTAGGTGTTGAGCAGCAGCACCTCCGAGCCGGCCGCGGCGCGCCAGCGCGCGACCCGCTCCGGCAGCGCGGCTTCTCCACCGATGATGACCAGCCGGATGGACGGGGGCAGCCGGGCCGCGCCCGTCGAGACGCTGTAGGCCAGCTCGTGCCAGAACGCCGTGGGCAGATCCAGCACGGTGATGCCGTGCTCGGCGCACGCATCGAGGAGCCGGGACACGGACTGGAGCATCTCCTCGGTGCGAAGCACCAGCTTCGCGCCGGCGCAGAGGGTCAGGAAGATCTCCTCCACGCTGGCATCGAAGTGCAGGGGGGCGAACTGAAGCACCCGGTCGCCGCGCTGTACGCCATAGCGGTGCGTGGCGCCCGCCACGAAGTGGGCGAGGGCGTCCTGGGTGATCTGCACGCCGTTGGGCTGGCCCGTCGAGCCAGAGGTGTAGATGACGTAGGCGAGGCGCTCGCCCTCGGTCTGGACCGGAGCCGGAGCAGCGGCCGGGGCCGCCTCGTTCCTGCGAAGGACGATGTTTCCCCGGGCCATGGGGTCCGCCTCGGACGAGGCCCGCTGGAGGATGAGCGTGGGTTTCGCATCCTCGAGGATGGCCGCCGTCCGGGAAGAGGGGCCCTGGGGATCGAGGGGCAGGTAGCCCGCGCCGGAGAACAGCACGCCCAGGCTCGCCACGATGGCATCGAGCCCACGGGGCAGCATCACCGCCACCGGGGTATTGGGCTGAACCCCTTCCTGGACGAGCTGTGCGGACAGCGCCTGCGCATGCTGGAGCAGGTCCCGGTAGCTCAGCTGGTGCTGGCCATGCTCCACCGCGATCGCGTCCGGGGTCTCGTGGGCCCGCTGGGTGATGAGCTCCAGGACCGGACGGGCGGGCACGGGAAGCGGTCCGCCATCGAGGACGGAGGAGGCCAGGGCGTCCGCGTCCGTGCTGGCCGCGGACGGGAGCCGGCGCGTCGCCGGGGTCTTGGCCTGGCCCACCGCCAGCCCGGGCTCCGCGGCGAGTGCCTCCAGCAGCTCGACGAAGGCGCCCTGGTGGGCATTCAGGTCCTGGGCCTCGTAGCAGGCGGGGTTGGCATCGAAGTCCATCCGCATGCCCTGGCCGTCCGACCGGGCGTAGAGGCCGATCGAGAGGTCCTCCACGGGGCCCGCGGAGATGTTGTGCGCGACGGTGGGCATCCCCGCGAAGCGCAGGGCGTAGTCAAACGGCATGATGTTGACCACGGGGCCAAACAGCCGCCGCTGTCCGCCCACCAGCTTCAGGTCGCGGCGGAGCTGCTCGTAGCGGTAGCGCAGGTGGGGCCGCATGGCGCGGACCTCCGCGGCCACCCCACGGGCCACGTCCAGGAGGCTGGCCTCGGGGCGTACGGGCACGCGCAGGGGGACGATGTTCATGGCCATGGAGGGCACGCGCAGCGCGGCCGTGCCGAGCCGGTTCATCACCGGCAGGCCGAGCACCACTTCGGCCGCATCTGTCAGCCGGTGCAGGTAGACCGCCGTGGCCGCGAGCATGAGATCCGGCCAGCTCAGGCCCGCCGTCTTGGACGCCGCCTGGAGCCGCTCCATCATCTGAGGGGGCAGGACGCGGGTCTGGCGCACGAAGGTGGAGGACATGGGCGCGGGGGACGCCAGGCTGACCGGAGAGGGCCGGTCGGCGAAGCGCTCCGTCCAGAAGGCCCGGTCGAGCGCGGACTGGGGGCCGTTGCGGTACGCCACGTCCTCGTCCAGCACGGCTTGGAACGGGCCGAAGCCGCCCGTCACGGGGCGGCCCGCGGCCTTCGCGGTGTAGACCTCGGCCACGCGCCGGGCCATCAGCGAGAAGCCGAAGCCATCCAGGGCGATGTGGTGGGCCCGCTGAAACCAGAAGAACCGCTGGGGACCGGCCTTGAGCAGGGCGTGTGCGAAGAGGGGCCCCTGGCTGAGCTCCACCGTCCGGGAGAGATCCACCTTCATCCAGGCCTGCACTTCCGCCCAGGGGTCCGCCGCCCCGCTGACGTCGGCCAGGTGGAGGGCCCAGTCCGTCTGGGAGCCAAGCACCTGCTGAGGACCGCTCTCGCCGTTCACGAAGCGCACGTGCAGCGCCTCGGCCTCACGGACCGCCTGGCGGACCGCCGCTTCGAAGAGCGCGGGATCCACGGCGCCGAGGATCTCGATGCACTCGCCGGCGTTGTACACCGGGCTCTTGAGATCGAGCTGCTGGCCCAGCCAGATGCCGTGCTGGGCCGCCGACAGCGGCTGGCGTGTTTCCTGTGAATCCCGCATCACTCAGTACTCCTCTCGGTGTGAACCCCATCGGGGTGGGGCGGCCGCGCGGCTCGCTGGCTACGCGTTGGGCCGGATTCCGTGCTGGAGCGCCGCGGCCACCTGCATGGGGGGCTGGGCGGTGGAGGTCAGCATCGCGTACCAGTCATTCAGCGTCGGACGCTCGGCCAGCTCCACGAAGGTGACCTCGGTGCCGGCATTCCGCCAGCGCTCGACCAAGCTCATGAGGCGGATGGAGTCGAGCCCGCGCTCGAGCAGGTTCTCGTCATCGCCGGGCGCGCCTTCCTGCTGGAGCAGCTCGAGGACATCCGCGCGGATCTGCTGACGGCTCAGCGGCGCACCGGCGCGGGCGGCCTGGGGCCGCAGCTGCTCGATGAGCTGCTGCGTGGTGGCGGTGACGGCGCACAGCCGCGCCGCGTAGTTCAGCGCCATCTGGTGGTTCTCCAGGGAGAAGTCGGCCACGCCGTCGGCCACGAGGAACGGCTGCACCTCGTTCATGAAGGCCTCGCTGGCGGTCTGGAGGCAGCCGATGTGCGCGTAGATGCCGCAGACGATCAGCTGGTTGCGCTTGCCCTGGCGCAGGATGTCCATCAGCTGCGTCCGGTTGAACGCGCTGTAGCGCCACTTGGTGAGGACGATGTCCCCCTCGGAGGGCGCCAGCGCGTCGATGATCTGCTTCTGATGCGGGCCGCCGTTGATGCCCGCGCCCCAGAAGTCCAGCAGCAGGCCGCGCTGCTCGGGCGTCTGCCCGCCCGGCTGGGCCGAGTACACCACGGGGATTCCCAGCGAGGCGCAGTGCTGCCGCAGCTGGCGGATGTTCGCCACGAGCTCGGTCACGGGCGAGGCCCCGCTGGTGAAGGCCTCCACGAAGTAGCGCTGCATGTCGTGGATGAGCAGGACGGCGCGCTGGGGATCGGGGGTCCAGGACACCTTGTTCGCGGGCAGGTCGGCCGCGGTGGGCATGCGATAGGGGGCGATGGCGGGCAGTGCCATGGTGGACTCTTTCGTGTTGAGAGGAGGAAACAGCGATTCAGGGAGGGGGGCCTCGTCCGTTCCCGGAAGAAGCCCTAGCGGCGGGTCAGGGTTTCGCGCAGGGCCTTCTTGCTGACCTTGCCGACGCCGGTCTGCGGGAACGCGGTGACGAATTCGACACGGTCCGGAATCTTGTAGGCCGCCAGGCCGCGCTCCCTCAGGAAGGAGGTGAGCGTCGCGGCGGTGGGCGTGGCCTCGCGCGGAATGACGAACGCGCAGGTGCGCTCGCCCAGGAAGGGGTCCGGGATGGAGATCACCGCGGCGTCATGGACCGAGGGGTGCGCCAGCAAGTGGTTCTCCACCTCCTCGGCGGCGATCTTGTCCCCGCCACGGTTGATCTGATCCTTCGCCCGGCCCTCCACCACCATGTAGCCTTCCGGCGTCACCCGCACCAGATCGCCCGTGCAATAGAAGCCATCGGCGGTGAACGCCCGGGCGTTGTGGGCCTCGGCCTTGTAGTAGCCGCGGATGGTGTAGGGGCCCCGGGTCAGGAGCTGGCCGGTCTCCCCGGGGGCGACCTCCTGGCCGTCCTCATCGACAACCCGGATCTCGTCATCGGGGGAGATGGGCCGGCCCTGGGTGGCGACGATGAGCTCCTCGGGGTCGTCCAGCCGGGTGTAGTTCACCAGGCCCTCGGCCATGCCATAGACCTGCTGCAGCCCGCAGCCCAGGGTGGGCCGCACGCGCTGGGCGGCCTCGGCGCTGAGCCGGGCCCCGCCCACCTGGAGCACCTTCAAGCTGGACAGGTCATGCCGCCGGGACTTGGCGGCATCCATCCAGATCATCGCCAGCGGGGGCACCAGCGCGGTGAAGGTGACGCGCTCACGCTCGATCAGGGGAAAGGCGTAATCCGGGCTGGGGTGCAGGGCCAGCACGGCGGTCCCTCCGGCGTAGAAGGTTCCAAGCACCCCCGGCGAGCTGAGCGGGAAGTTGTGCGCGGCGGGCAACGCGCACAGGTACACGCTCGTCTCGTCGAGCTGGCAGATCTCCACGCTGCCGCGCAGGCTGTAGATGTAGTCGTCGTGGGTGCGCGGGATGAGCTTGGGAACGCCGGTGCTGCCCCCCGAGAGCTGGAAGAAGGCCACGTCGCTGGGCGTGGGCCCGGGCAGGCCTTCCAGCGGCGAGGCGTAGAGTTGATGCAGGGGCGTGAACGGCCCCGCGTCGCCCACGACAATCACGTGGCGCAGGCCCGGCACGGCGGCGCGGACCTTCTCGGCCAGCGTGCGGTAGTCGAACCCCGCGTGCTTGTCGGCGATGACGTAGGCCGCCGCCTCGGTGAACTCGCAGAAGTAGTTGATCTCCGCGCTGCGGTGCGCGGGGAGCGCGAACACCGGCAGGGCGCCCAGGCGGAACAGCGCGAAGACGACCTCGAAGAACTCGGCGATGTTGGGCAACTGCACCACCACGCGGTCCCGGGGCTGGATGCCCAGGGCATGGAAGCCGGCCACCAGCCGGTCGGTCCGCTCGTCGAACTCGCGATAGCTCCAGCGCTGCGTCCCGGCCACCAGGGCCGTGCGGTCCCCGTGGCGCTGGGCGCGCTCGCGCAGCATCTGGCCGAAGGTCTCCCCCCGCCAGTAGCCTGCCTGGCGGTAGCGCGTGGCGAACTCCTCGGGCCAGGCCGTACACCCGGGAAGAGGGGAGGGGGCCTGCGGAGAAACGGAAGCGGTCACGACTTGACCTCCGCGTTCTGCCCCAGCCCCATCGCGTGGAGCATGGTGCGGAACTTCGCCTCGGTCTCCGCCAGCTCGGACTCGGGCTTCGAGCCCACGACGATGCCCGCGCCCGCGAACAGCCGCAGCGAGTGCTCATCGGCCTCGGCGCAGCGGATGGTCACGGCCCACTGGCCGTCCCCGTTCGCATCGCACCAGCCGACCGTGCCCGTGTAGTAGCCGCGATCGAACGGCTCGATCGAGGTGATGGCCTCGTGGGCCAGCTCCGTCGGGTAGCCGCACACCGCCGGGGTGGGGTGCAGCGCGACCGCCAGCTTCAGCGAGGTGATGGACGGATCCGCCAGCTCGCCGCAGATCCGGCTCGACAGGTGCCACATGGTCTGCGTGCTGACCAGGGACGGTCCCGCGGGCACATCCAGCTTCTTGCAGTAGGGCCGCATGGCTTCTACGACCGCGTCGATGACCACCGCGTGCTCGTGGAGATCCTTGGGGGACTTCAGCAGCGTGGCGGCCCGCTCCTGGTCCTCCACGGGGTTGGGGCTGCGCGCCGCCGAGCCCGCCAGCGGGTTGGCGAGCACCTGAAGTCCCGAGCGGGACACCAGCAGCTCGGGGCTGGCGCCGATGAGCGTCCGCCTGCGCCCGCCCGAGGCCGCGTCCGTGCCGGTGGGCAGGTCCACGGCGAAGGTGTAGCCGGAGGGGTTACGCTGGGCGAGGTTGCGCAGCAGCTGCTGAAGAT
This region of Stigmatella aurantiaca genomic DNA includes:
- a CDS encoding isochorismatase family protein, whose translation is MALPAIAPYRMPTAADLPANKVSWTPDPQRAVLLIHDMQRYFVEAFTSGASPVTELVANIRQLRQHCASLGIPVVYSAQPGGQTPEQRGLLLDFWGAGINGGPHQKQIIDALAPSEGDIVLTKWRYSAFNRTQLMDILRQGKRNQLIVCGIYAHIGCLQTASEAFMNEVQPFLVADGVADFSLENHQMALNYAARLCAVTATTQQLIEQLRPQAARAGAPLSRQQIRADVLELLQQEGAPGDDENLLERGLDSIRLMSLVERWRNAGTEVTFVELAERPTLNDWYAMLTSTAQPPMQVAAALQHGIRPNA
- the dhbC gene encoding isochorismate synthase DhbC, producing MAERPMSPQKLAAQLLESYEAGSSFFFASPKRTMLARGTFATVPHIGGADALQRLPERVAAVLNSAREAAHDIPVAVGAVPFDGSIPAQMVVPMTLQRAGPLMFDTDVPVTQPLAARYTVQPVPEPAAYLDGVSQALKLMQTGSLRKVVLSRSLHLSATTPIDLQQLLRNLAQRNPSGYTFAVDLPTGTDAASGGRRRTLIGASPELLVSRSGLQVLANPLAGSAARSPNPVEDQERAATLLKSPKDLHEHAVVIDAVVEAMRPYCKKLDVPAGPSLVSTQTMWHLSSRICGELADPSITSLKLAVALHPTPAVCGYPTELAHEAITSIEPFDRGYYTGTVGWCDANGDGQWAVTIRCAEADEHSLRLFAGAGIVVGSKPESELAETEAKFRTMLHAMGLGQNAEVKS
- a CDS encoding (2,3-dihydroxybenzoyl)adenylate synthase, translated to MTASVSPQAPSPLPGCTAWPEEFATRYRQAGYWRGETFGQMLRERAQRHGDRTALVAGTQRWSYREFDERTDRLVAGFHALGIQPRDRVVVQLPNIAEFFEVVFALFRLGALPVFALPAHRSAEINYFCEFTEAAAYVIADKHAGFDYRTLAEKVRAAVPGLRHVIVVGDAGPFTPLHQLYASPLEGLPGPTPSDVAFFQLSGGSTGVPKLIPRTHDDYIYSLRGSVEICQLDETSVYLCALPAAHNFPLSSPGVLGTFYAGGTAVLALHPSPDYAFPLIERERVTFTALVPPLAMIWMDAAKSRRHDLSSLKVLQVGGARLSAEAAQRVRPTLGCGLQQVYGMAEGLVNYTRLDDPEELIVATQGRPISPDDEIRVVDEDGQEVAPGETGQLLTRGPYTIRGYYKAEAHNARAFTADGFYCTGDLVRVTPEGYMVVEGRAKDQINRGGDKIAAEEVENHLLAHPSVHDAAVISIPDPFLGERTCAFVIPREATPTAATLTSFLRERGLAAYKIPDRVEFVTAFPQTGVGKVSKKALRETLTRR
- the mxcG gene encoding myxochelin non-ribosomal peptide synthetase MxcG, encoding MRDSQETRQPLSAAQHGIWLGQQLDLKSPVYNAGECIEILGAVDPALFEAAVRQAVREAEALHVRFVNGESGPQQVLGSQTDWALHLADVSGAADPWAEVQAWMKVDLSRTVELSQGPLFAHALLKAGPQRFFWFQRAHHIALDGFGFSLMARRVAEVYTAKAAGRPVTGGFGPFQAVLDEDVAYRNGPQSALDRAFWTERFADRPSPVSLASPAPMSSTFVRQTRVLPPQMMERLQAASKTAGLSWPDLMLAATAVYLHRLTDAAEVVLGLPVMNRLGTAALRVPSMAMNIVPLRVPVRPEASLLDVARGVAAEVRAMRPHLRYRYEQLRRDLKLVGGQRRLFGPVVNIMPFDYALRFAGMPTVAHNISAGPVEDLSIGLYARSDGQGMRMDFDANPACYEAQDLNAHQGAFVELLEALAAEPGLAVGQAKTPATRRLPSAASTDADALASSVLDGGPLPVPARPVLELITQRAHETPDAIAVEHGQHQLSYRDLLQHAQALSAQLVQEGVQPNTPVAVMLPRGLDAIVASLGVLFSGAGYLPLDPQGPSSRTAAILEDAKPTLILQRASSEADPMARGNIVLRRNEAAPAAAPAPVQTEGERLAYVIYTSGSTGQPNGVQITQDALAHFVAGATHRYGVQRGDRVLQFAPLHFDASVEEIFLTLCAGAKLVLRTEEMLQSVSRLLDACAEHGITVLDLPTAFWHELAYSVSTGAARLPPSIRLVIIGGEAALPERVARWRAAAGSEVLLLNTYGPTEATVVATTATLSGPPSAGAPEEEIPIGRPLPGVRTALIDAQGKLAAPGTEGELYLLGGGLARGYLGRPELNAARFTSLGVLPGNPRAYRTGDKARVRADGQLVFAGRVDDEFKISGHRIDPTEIETVLLAHAGVRDAAVVGQILPGGTRRLCAHIVAGTPAPASAELRRHLLAELPAAMVPSAFVFSERLPRTSTGKVDRNALRLVMPPEDTGATAATTGFERLVLQVWEQVLGLSGMSAQDDFFELGGQSLQTIQVANRLGVALGREVPVATVFRYPTAAALAQALEHGEQNGTEGGGLSAAMLADAELPEDCVPWFQKPGTPAAPVPSPSTPWRQVLLTGATGFVGAHLLDQLLRQTQARVICLVRARDEAHAMERLRESMAGQRLSTASLSERVMAVPADLGQPWLGLSSARFHSLAAECDALIHNAAVVSVVREYGSLQATNVRGTRELLRLAAAVKPKPLHYVSTVAVAPQANLSPEVPEAFVPAHPGLRDGYQQSKWVAERLMEQASVRGLPVSVYRLGRVSGAVDSGIVNPQDLVWRILLAGIPAGTLPQLDVGEVWTPVDYVASALVRLSLVSPGGGVFNLTPVPEVRLPDVFGWVRDYGYPVELSPLPEWRTRVAQAQGSADSSTTLAFFDLRAGASEPTFGLGTLRSERVLHALSGSGLSCHRTERQLFHRYLDYCVEQGLLQRPPKHR